The window AGCACGCCTGATACATTCGAGCCTTGCAGATGAGACAGACCCGCCGGGTTGCTGAATATGGTCGAAGCATCCGCAGCCTCTGCGCCATTGGCATTCGCGGTCCCCTGGGCTGCGGCACTTTGCGTACCGAAGTGGTAACCGGATGCCATCGCGTTCGAACCGGCCAAGGCCAGGCCGATCATCATGATGGACAGGCTGATCGCATTACGCTTCATAAAATATCTCCTTCACACTGAGTTTTATGCGGCTTCGTGAATATTGCTTGCCGCTAGCTACACCGCGCTTTGGCGCGCGGGAGGCGGCAGAATAGCACATCTCTAGAGTAATCCGTCTAGGACACCGAATAGACCGGACCACCCTTCTGGATAGCCTGTTTCCTGTCTCGTGTGAAGTGCTCCTTATTCATTGTTCAGCCATGTGCCTGCAACGAGACGCATATGCCCGACTCTCGCCCGCTCAGCACCCCGTCCTCAATGCGGCATCTCGCGCGCATGCCCCGCCGGGTCGACCGCGACATAAGTCAAGGTGGCCTCGGTCACCTTGACCGTGGTCAGCAGATCGGGATGGCGCTGCGCATATACCTCGACCTTGACCGTCACCGACGTCTTGCCGACGCGCAGGCGCTCGGCATAGAAGCTCACCAGATCGCCAACATGTACCGGCTGGTGGAACTGGAAGGCATTGACCGCCACCGTCGTCACCACGCCCTGTGCACAACGCTGCGCCTCGATCGAGCCGGCGATGTCGGCCTGCATCATCATCCAGCCGCCAATGATCGCACCTTGCGCATTGGCGTTCACCGGCTGCGGCATCAAGCGCATGATCGGCTGTTCATCCGGCAGTGTCGTATGCAGTTCCTGGTCGGTCATCTCGTTTTCCTCTGCCTTGAACCTAT is drawn from Chitinivorax sp. PXF-14 and contains these coding sequences:
- a CDS encoding acyl-CoA thioesterase — translated: MTDQELHTTLPDEQPIMRLMPQPVNANAQGAIIGGWMMMQADIAGSIEAQRCAQGVVTTVAVNAFQFHQPVHVGDLVSFYAERLRVGKTSVTVKVEVYAQRHPDLLTTVKVTEATLTYVAVDPAGHAREMPH